A stretch of Usitatibacter palustris DNA encodes these proteins:
- a CDS encoding glycosyltransferase family 2 protein, whose product MLNGKRVAIVMPAYRAERTLRQTVEAIPREVADDLILVDDASPDNTAEVARSLGLHTVIHEANRGYGGNQKTCYREAIARGADIVVMLHPDYQYEPRLATAMASMIASGVYDVVLGSRILGGTALRGGMPAWKYVANRLLTAIENLALGSKLSEFHTGYRAYSREALLKLPLLANSEDFVFDNQVIAQSVALGLRIGEISCPTSYHDDASSISFRRSVKYGFGVLGTSATFLAWRLGLAKPRIFDDREEHRLK is encoded by the coding sequence ATGCTGAACGGCAAGCGTGTCGCGATCGTGATGCCGGCGTACCGCGCCGAACGCACGCTGCGCCAAACCGTGGAGGCGATCCCGCGCGAGGTCGCCGACGACCTCATCCTCGTCGACGACGCATCGCCCGACAACACCGCCGAAGTCGCCCGATCCCTCGGCCTGCACACGGTGATCCACGAGGCGAACCGCGGCTATGGCGGAAACCAGAAGACCTGCTACCGCGAGGCAATCGCGCGCGGCGCCGACATCGTCGTGATGCTCCACCCCGACTACCAGTACGAGCCGCGCCTCGCGACCGCGATGGCCTCGATGATTGCCTCGGGCGTCTACGACGTGGTCCTGGGTTCGCGCATCCTCGGCGGCACCGCGCTTCGCGGCGGCATGCCCGCGTGGAAGTACGTCGCCAACCGCCTGCTCACGGCCATCGAGAACCTCGCGCTCGGCTCGAAGCTCTCGGAGTTCCACACGGGCTACCGCGCGTATTCGCGCGAAGCCCTGCTCAAGTTGCCGCTGCTCGCCAATTCCGAGGACTTCGTCTTCGACAACCAGGTGATCGCGCAGTCGGTCGCGCTGGGCCTGCGCATCGGCGAGATCTCCTGCCCCACGTCGTACCACGACGACGCGAGCTCGATCAGTTTCCGCCGCTCGGTGAAGTACGGTTTCGGGGTGCTAGGCACCTCCGCGACGTTCCTCGCATGGCGGCTGGGCCTTGCGAAGCCGCGCATCTTCGATGATCGCGAGGAGCACCGGCTGAAATGA
- the pheA gene encoding prephenate dehydratase — protein sequence MSSELDRLRESIDAIDDRILAALNERAKLARTIGTLKVGHAYRPEREAKVLTRIKGANAGPLADETVAYLFREIMSACLALERPISVAYLGPKGTFSEAAAKKHFGLAADAVAAPSIDEVFREVEARAADFGIVPVENSTEGAVGRSLDLMPNTPMKVCGEVVLRIHHHLMSKSAKDFASVRRVFSHSQSLAQCHEWLNTNIPDAERIAVSSNAEAARRAADEVNAAAVAGDMAAEHYGHTILASNIEDEPNNTTRFLILGDYEPTPCGRDKTSLVLSARNRAGAVYEMLTPFATRGVSMTKFESRPSRVALWDYLFFVDIEGHRTDANVAAALEEVQRIAGYMKVLGSYPAAVL from the coding sequence ATGAGCAGCGAACTCGACCGACTGCGCGAATCCATCGATGCGATCGACGATCGCATCCTCGCGGCATTGAACGAGCGCGCGAAACTCGCGCGCACCATCGGCACGCTCAAGGTGGGCCACGCCTACCGGCCCGAGCGCGAAGCCAAGGTGCTTACGCGAATCAAGGGTGCGAACGCGGGCCCGCTCGCCGACGAGACGGTGGCGTACCTCTTCCGCGAAATCATGTCGGCCTGCCTCGCGCTCGAGCGGCCGATCTCGGTCGCGTACCTCGGTCCCAAGGGCACGTTCAGCGAGGCCGCGGCGAAGAAGCACTTTGGACTGGCGGCGGACGCCGTTGCCGCGCCATCGATCGACGAAGTATTCCGCGAAGTCGAAGCGCGCGCCGCCGATTTCGGCATCGTGCCCGTGGAAAATTCCACGGAAGGGGCGGTGGGCCGCTCGCTCGACCTCATGCCCAATACGCCGATGAAAGTCTGCGGCGAGGTGGTCCTGCGGATCCACCATCACCTCATGTCCAAGTCGGCGAAGGACTTCGCGAGCGTGCGCCGCGTGTTCTCCCACAGCCAATCGCTGGCGCAGTGCCACGAGTGGCTGAACACGAACATTCCCGATGCCGAGCGCATCGCGGTGTCGAGCAATGCGGAGGCCGCGCGCCGCGCCGCCGACGAAGTGAACGCCGCCGCGGTGGCAGGGGACATGGCCGCCGAGCACTACGGCCACACGATCCTCGCCTCGAACATCGAGGACGAGCCCAACAACACGACGCGCTTCCTCATTCTCGGCGACTACGAGCCCACGCCGTGCGGTCGCGACAAGACCTCGCTCGTGCTCTCGGCGCGCAACCGCGCCGGCGCCGTGTACGAAATGCTCACGCCTTTTGCCACGCGCGGTGTCTCGATGACCAAATTCGAGTCGCGTCCCTCGCGGGTCGCGCTGTGGGATTACCTCTTCTTCGTCGACATCGAAGGTCATCGCACCGACGCGAACGTGGCCGCCGCGCTCGAGGAAGTCCAACGCATTGCCGGCTACATGAAGGTGCTGGGCTCGTACCCGGCGGCCGTCCTGTAG
- the rpsA gene encoding 30S ribosomal protein S1, which produces MLAQTTTPPPAPESFAALFEESLTRQEMRIGEVITAEVVNVDPNVVIVNAGLKSESAISTEEFKNDRGELEVKVGDFVSVAIEALEDGFGATKLSRDKAKKLAAWTSLDDALNNGTIIKGMVSGKVKGGLTVMVNGIRAFLPGSLVDLRPVKDTSHFENKELEFKVIKLDRKRNNVVVSRRAVMEETAGVERQQLLETLKEGAVVKGVVKNITDYGAFVDLGGIDGLLHITDLAWRRVKHPTEVLSVGDEVTAKILKFDAEKNRVSLGLKQLGEDPWIGISRRYPHGTRLFGKVTNITDYGAFVEIESGIEGLVHVSEMDWTNKNVHPAKVVSLGDEVEVMILEIDEDRRRISLGMKQCMPNPWEEFAMNHKKGDKVRGTIKSITDFGVFIGLPGNIDGLVHLSDLSWQATGEEAVKNLKKGDEVETVVLSIDVERERISLGIKQLEGDPFGNYVTGHDKGAIVRGVVKSIESKGAVITLDGEVEGYLRASEIARDRVEDVRTHLREGQEVEAVIVNVDRKNRSIQLSIKAKDAQEEAAAIQKHASESNSASSGTTNLGALLKAKLTGKDKE; this is translated from the coding sequence ATGCTGGCTCAAACAACCACCCCCCCTCCCGCTCCCGAAAGCTTCGCAGCCCTTTTCGAGGAGAGCCTGACGCGCCAGGAAATGCGCATCGGCGAAGTGATCACCGCAGAAGTGGTCAACGTCGACCCGAACGTCGTGATCGTGAACGCGGGCCTCAAGTCCGAGAGCGCGATCTCCACTGAAGAATTCAAGAACGACCGTGGCGAACTCGAAGTCAAGGTCGGCGATTTCGTTTCCGTCGCGATCGAAGCCCTCGAAGACGGCTTCGGCGCCACCAAGCTCTCGCGCGACAAGGCCAAGAAGCTCGCCGCGTGGACCAGCCTCGACGACGCGCTGAACAACGGCACGATCATCAAGGGCATGGTCTCGGGCAAGGTGAAGGGCGGCCTCACCGTCATGGTGAACGGCATCCGCGCGTTCCTCCCGGGCTCGCTCGTCGACCTGCGCCCCGTGAAGGACACGTCGCACTTCGAAAACAAGGAACTCGAGTTCAAGGTCATCAAGCTCGACCGCAAGAGGAACAACGTGGTCGTGTCGCGTCGCGCCGTGATGGAAGAAACCGCCGGTGTCGAGCGCCAGCAGCTGCTCGAGACGCTGAAGGAAGGCGCGGTCGTGAAGGGTGTGGTCAAGAACATCACCGACTACGGCGCGTTCGTGGACCTCGGTGGCATCGACGGCCTGCTCCACATCACCGACCTCGCATGGCGCCGCGTCAAGCACCCGACGGAAGTCCTGTCGGTGGGCGACGAAGTCACCGCGAAGATCCTCAAGTTCGACGCCGAGAAGAACCGCGTCTCGCTGGGTCTCAAGCAGCTGGGTGAAGATCCGTGGATCGGCATCTCCCGCCGCTACCCGCACGGCACGCGCCTCTTCGGCAAGGTCACCAACATCACCGACTACGGCGCGTTCGTCGAGATCGAGTCCGGCATCGAAGGCCTGGTGCACGTCTCGGAGATGGACTGGACCAACAAGAACGTCCATCCCGCCAAGGTCGTGTCGCTCGGCGACGAAGTCGAGGTCATGATCCTCGAGATCGACGAAGACCGCCGCCGCATCTCCCTGGGCATGAAGCAGTGCATGCCGAATCCCTGGGAAGAGTTCGCGATGAACCACAAGAAGGGCGACAAGGTCCGCGGCACGATCAAGTCCATCACGGACTTCGGCGTGTTCATCGGCCTGCCGGGCAACATCGACGGCCTCGTGCACCTTTCCGACCTCTCCTGGCAGGCGACCGGCGAAGAAGCCGTGAAGAACCTGAAGAAGGGCGACGAAGTCGAGACCGTGGTCCTGTCGATCGACGTCGAGCGCGAGCGCATTTCGCTCGGCATCAAGCAGCTCGAAGGCGACCCGTTCGGCAACTACGTGACCGGTCACGACAAGGGCGCGATCGTGCGCGGTGTCGTGAAGTCGATCGAATCGAAGGGCGCGGTGATCACGCTCGACGGCGAAGTCGAGGGCTACCTGCGCGCTTCCGAGATCGCCCGCGATCGCGTGGAAGACGTCCGCACGCACCTGCGTGAAGGCCAGGAAGTCGAGGCCGTCATCGTGAACGTGGACCGCAAGAACCGTTCGATCCAGTTGTCGATCAAGGCGAAGGATGCCCAGGAAGAGGCCGCCGCGATCCAGAAGCATGCCTCCGAATCCAACTCCGCATCGTCGGGGACAACCAACCTGGGCGCGCTGCTGAAGGCGAAGCTCACGGGCAAGGACAAGGAATAA
- a CDS encoding phosphoglycerate dehydrogenase: MPEAAAAAYRVATYNAISARGLERLSASHFAIGKALADPDAILLRSHSLQLAEIPASVKAIGRAGAGVNNIPVEEMTRRGIPVFNAPGANANAVKELVLAAMLLAARNLVPAAGFAQSLAPGDDFDKRVEDGKKQFAGFELPGRTLGVIGLGAIGGLVADTAIRMGMKVVGYDPEITVDNAWRLPASVRRAASIEEVFKSSDFLTLHVPLNAKTRHLVDAARLAGARKGLVLLNFSRDAVVDEAAVLESLAEKRMRGYVCDFPSPALQGHPGVVTFPHLGASTEEAEENCAVMVAEQLRAFLEHGTIANAVNFPAVEMARESPHRIAIANANVPNMLGQISTTMAQAGLNIHNMVNKSKGEMAYTLVDLDSAASAEVVQRIARINGVLSIRPIPLIGS, from the coding sequence ATGCCTGAGGCGGCGGCGGCCGCCTATCGCGTCGCGACCTACAACGCCATTTCCGCGCGGGGCCTCGAGCGCCTGTCGGCCTCGCACTTCGCCATCGGCAAGGCGCTGGCCGACCCCGACGCGATCCTGCTTCGCTCCCATTCGCTGCAGCTCGCGGAAATTCCGGCCAGCGTGAAGGCCATTGGCCGCGCCGGTGCGGGCGTCAACAACATTCCGGTCGAGGAGATGACCCGGCGCGGCATTCCGGTCTTCAACGCGCCCGGCGCAAACGCCAATGCCGTGAAGGAACTCGTGCTCGCCGCGATGCTTCTTGCGGCGCGCAACCTCGTTCCGGCCGCGGGCTTCGCGCAATCGCTCGCGCCCGGCGACGACTTCGACAAGCGCGTCGAGGACGGCAAGAAACAGTTCGCGGGATTCGAGCTGCCGGGCCGCACGCTCGGCGTGATCGGCCTGGGCGCCATCGGCGGGCTCGTGGCCGACACGGCGATCCGCATGGGCATGAAGGTCGTGGGGTACGACCCCGAGATCACCGTGGACAACGCCTGGCGACTGCCGGCGTCGGTGCGCCGCGCCGCCTCCATCGAGGAAGTCTTCAAGTCCTCCGATTTCCTCACGCTGCACGTGCCGCTCAACGCGAAGACGCGCCACCTCGTCGACGCGGCGCGGCTCGCCGGAGCGCGCAAGGGTCTCGTGCTCCTCAACTTCTCGCGCGATGCCGTGGTCGACGAGGCCGCGGTGCTCGAGTCGCTCGCGGAAAAGCGGATGCGCGGCTACGTGTGCGATTTCCCGAGCCCTGCGCTGCAGGGCCATCCGGGCGTCGTCACCTTTCCGCACCTGGGTGCCTCCACGGAGGAGGCCGAGGAAAACTGCGCGGTGATGGTGGCCGAGCAATTGCGCGCGTTCCTCGAGCACGGCACGATCGCCAACGCGGTGAACTTCCCGGCGGTGGAGATGGCGCGCGAATCGCCGCATCGCATCGCGATCGCGAACGCGAACGTGCCCAACATGCTCGGACAGATTTCGACTACGATGGCTCAAGCCGGCCTCAACATCCACAACATGGTCAACAAGTCGAAGGGTGAGATGGCGTACACGCTGGTCGATCTCGACAGCGCAGCCTCCGCCGAAGTGGTGCAGCGCATCGCCCGCATCAACGGCGTCCTCTCGATCCGGCCCATTCCGCTTATTGGCTCATGA
- the hisC gene encoding histidinol-phosphate transaminase, with product MSMKDLAPANVRGISPYVPGKPISETARELGLKEADILKMASNENPLGSSPKAIAALRGALETLAYYPDGAGFDLKAVISRVFGVKPENLVLGNGSNDVLELSARSFLTRDDSVVFARHAFMVYPLVTQAIGARSIEVPTRGFETDIDALVAAVRPDTKMLFVANPNNPTGTFTPWNDLRSLLERVSPRVLVVLDEAYGEYLPPELRSPALEWIARFPNLIVSRTLSKAYGLAGLRVGFAIAHPEVAELMNRVRQPFNVNQLAMVAACAALEDFDFIEKSRSVNAAGLVQIGAGVARLGLEVIPSRTNFITIRVGAAAKIYERLLAAGVIVRPLAGYGMPEHLRVTVGTAEQNARFLASLEAALAAP from the coding sequence ATGTCGATGAAGGACCTCGCGCCGGCCAACGTGCGCGGGATCTCGCCCTATGTTCCGGGCAAGCCCATTTCGGAGACGGCCCGCGAGCTGGGGTTGAAGGAGGCCGACATCCTCAAGATGGCCTCGAACGAGAACCCGCTCGGCTCCTCGCCCAAGGCGATCGCCGCGCTGCGAGGCGCGCTCGAGACGCTCGCCTACTATCCCGACGGTGCCGGCTTCGACCTCAAGGCCGTGATCTCGCGGGTCTTCGGCGTGAAGCCCGAGAACCTGGTGCTGGGCAACGGCTCGAACGACGTGCTGGAGCTTTCCGCGCGCTCGTTCCTCACGCGCGACGATTCGGTCGTGTTCGCGCGCCACGCATTCATGGTCTACCCGCTGGTCACGCAGGCGATCGGCGCACGCTCGATCGAGGTGCCCACGCGCGGCTTCGAGACCGACATCGATGCGCTCGTCGCTGCCGTGCGTCCCGATACGAAGATGCTCTTCGTGGCGAACCCCAACAATCCGACGGGGACGTTCACGCCCTGGAACGACCTGCGCTCGCTGCTCGAGCGCGTGTCCCCGCGCGTGCTCGTGGTGCTCGACGAGGCCTACGGCGAGTACCTGCCGCCCGAACTGCGCTCGCCCGCGCTCGAATGGATCGCGCGTTTTCCGAACCTCATCGTCTCGCGCACGTTGTCGAAGGCTTATGGCCTCGCGGGGTTGCGCGTCGGGTTCGCCATCGCGCATCCGGAAGTCGCGGAGCTCATGAACCGCGTCCGGCAACCGTTCAACGTGAACCAGCTCGCGATGGTCGCCGCCTGCGCCGCGCTGGAGGACTTCGATTTCATCGAGAAGAGCCGCAGCGTGAATGCCGCGGGCCTCGTGCAGATCGGAGCCGGTGTGGCGCGCCTGGGTCTCGAGGTGATTCCGTCGCGTACCAATTTCATCACCATCCGCGTGGGCGCGGCCGCGAAGATCTACGAGCGGCTCCTGGCCGCCGGCGTCATCGTGCGACCGCTCGCGGGCTACGGCATGCCCGAGCACCTGCGCGTGACGGTCGGCACTGCCGAGCAGAACGCGCGGTTCCTCGCCAGCCTGGAAGCGGCGCTCGCCGCTCCCTGA
- the serC gene encoding 3-phosphoserine/phosphohydroxythreonine transaminase: MDRPSGAQRIYNFGAGPATMPVEVLERAQAELVNWHQAGLSVMEMSHRGTEFVAIAAQAEAKLRKLLAVPATHEVLFLQGGATLQFAGVPMNLLRGKKKADYVNTGEWSKKAISEAKKFCEVNVAASSEDRNFTYAPKQSTWKLSKDAAYVHYCSNETIGGVEFHWTPETGDVPLVADMSSHILSKPLDVSKYGLIYAGAQKNIGPAGLVLVIARADLLGEVVAGTPNVMNYKLQSDADSMLNTPPTFSVYLAGLTFDWLLARGGLEGIAKVNAHKAALLYDYLDGQDFYSNPVDREDRSLMNVPFRLRDDKHDAKFLELAEARGLSQLKGHRSVGGMRASIYNAMPVEGVEALVAFMQEFARAHA; encoded by the coding sequence ATGGACCGGCCTAGCGGCGCGCAGCGCATCTACAACTTCGGCGCTGGACCGGCGACGATGCCGGTGGAGGTGCTCGAGCGGGCGCAAGCCGAGCTCGTGAACTGGCACCAGGCTGGCCTCTCCGTGATGGAGATGAGCCACCGCGGCACCGAGTTCGTGGCGATCGCCGCGCAAGCCGAGGCGAAGCTGCGCAAGCTCCTTGCCGTTCCGGCCACCCACGAGGTGCTCTTCCTGCAGGGTGGAGCGACGCTGCAGTTCGCCGGCGTGCCGATGAATCTCCTGCGCGGCAAGAAGAAGGCCGACTACGTGAACACCGGCGAATGGTCGAAGAAGGCCATCTCGGAAGCGAAGAAGTTCTGCGAAGTGAACGTCGCGGCTTCGAGCGAGGACCGTAACTTCACCTACGCGCCGAAGCAATCGACGTGGAAGCTTTCGAAGGACGCGGCTTACGTCCACTACTGTTCCAATGAAACGATCGGCGGTGTCGAGTTCCATTGGACGCCGGAGACGGGCGACGTTCCGCTCGTGGCCGACATGTCCTCGCACATCCTTTCGAAGCCGCTCGACGTGTCGAAGTACGGCCTCATCTATGCCGGTGCGCAGAAGAACATCGGTCCCGCGGGCCTCGTGCTGGTGATCGCGCGGGCCGACCTGCTGGGCGAGGTCGTGGCCGGCACGCCGAACGTCATGAACTACAAGCTCCAGTCCGATGCGGACTCGATGCTCAACACGCCGCCGACATTCTCCGTGTACCTCGCGGGGCTCACCTTTGACTGGCTGCTCGCGCGCGGCGGGCTCGAAGGGATCGCGAAGGTGAACGCGCACAAGGCCGCGCTTCTCTACGACTACCTCGACGGCCAGGACTTCTATTCCAATCCGGTCGATCGCGAGGACCGCTCGCTGATGAACGTGCCGTTCCGCCTGCGCGACGACAAGCACGACGCGAAATTCCTCGAGCTCGCCGAGGCGCGCGGGCTCTCGCAGCTCAAGGGCCATCGCTCGGTCGGCGGCATGCGCGCCTCGATCTACAACGCGATGCCGGTCGAGGGCGTCGAGGCGCTGGTCGCGTTCATGCAAGAGTTCGCGCGCGCCCATGCCTGA
- the aroA gene encoding 3-phosphoshikimate 1-carboxyvinyltransferase yields the protein MSTAAIALPAVRRAAGTMRLPGSKSISNRTLLLAALARGTTEVRSLLQADDTRVMLEALRALGVGVESHEGHYRITGIGGAKGFPVKAAKLFLGNAGTAFRPLTAALALADGRYELSGVPRMHERPIGDLVTALRQAGANIDYRGHDGFPPLVIDARSPRESSVVRVRGDVSSQFLSALLLAFPWSGAGVRIEVEGELISKPYVELTLGLIEQFGVTVGREGWRAFTIAPGSSYASPGVVDVEGDASSASYFLAAGVLGGGPLRVEGVGSTSRQGDVHFADVLRAMGGRVTTGAHAMEAAGSLPLAPFDLDMNLIPDAAMTAAVLALFATGPCRLRNIASWRVKETDRIAAMAAELRKFGATVEEGADFIAVTPPPGFLAPRSATPAPVSVDTYDDHRMAMCFSLASFGPVPVVINDPGCVAKTFPDYFAQFAKLVS from the coding sequence ATGAGCACGGCGGCCATTGCGCTCCCCGCGGTCCGGCGGGCGGCCGGAACGATGCGCCTTCCCGGTTCGAAGAGCATCTCGAACCGCACGCTGCTCCTGGCTGCGCTCGCCCGCGGCACCACCGAAGTCCGATCCCTTCTGCAAGCCGACGACACGCGGGTGATGCTCGAAGCGTTGCGCGCGCTCGGCGTGGGCGTGGAATCGCACGAAGGCCACTATCGCATCACCGGGATCGGCGGCGCGAAGGGGTTCCCCGTGAAAGCGGCGAAGCTTTTCCTCGGCAACGCAGGCACGGCGTTCCGCCCGCTCACCGCCGCACTCGCACTTGCCGACGGCCGCTACGAGTTGTCCGGTGTTCCGCGGATGCACGAGCGGCCCATCGGCGATCTCGTCACCGCGCTGCGGCAGGCCGGCGCGAACATCGATTACCGGGGTCACGATGGCTTTCCTCCGCTCGTGATCGACGCGCGCTCGCCGCGTGAATCGAGCGTGGTGCGCGTTCGCGGCGATGTCTCGAGCCAGTTCCTCTCCGCCTTGTTGCTCGCGTTCCCGTGGAGCGGGGCGGGCGTGCGCATCGAAGTCGAAGGCGAATTGATCTCCAAGCCCTATGTCGAGCTCACGCTCGGCCTCATCGAACAGTTCGGCGTCACCGTGGGCCGCGAAGGGTGGCGTGCCTTCACGATCGCGCCCGGTTCGTCGTACGCCTCACCCGGCGTCGTCGACGTCGAAGGCGACGCGTCCTCGGCGTCCTACTTTCTCGCCGCCGGCGTGCTGGGCGGCGGGCCCCTGCGCGTGGAAGGCGTCGGTTCGACCAGCCGCCAGGGCGATGTGCACTTTGCCGACGTGCTGCGCGCCATGGGCGGCCGCGTGACGACGGGCGCGCATGCGATGGAAGCCGCAGGCAGCCTTCCGCTCGCGCCGTTCGACCTCGACATGAACCTCATTCCCGACGCGGCCATGACCGCGGCGGTGCTCGCCTTGTTCGCGACGGGCCCGTGCCGCCTGCGCAACATCGCGAGCTGGCGTGTGAAGGAGACCGACCGCATCGCCGCGATGGCCGCGGAGCTGCGCAAGTTCGGCGCGACCGTGGAGGAGGGCGCCGACTTCATCGCTGTTACGCCGCCCCCCGGATTCCTCGCGCCGCGCAGCGCCACGCCCGCGCCCGTGAGCGTCGATACGTATGACGATCACCGCATGGCGATGTGCTTCTCGCTGGCCTCCTTCGGGCCGGTGCCGGTGGTGATCAACGATCCGGGCTGCGTCGCGAAGACCTTCCCGGATTACTTCGCGCAGTTCGCGAAGCTTGTGTCGTGA
- the cmk gene encoding (d)CMP kinase, with the protein MSEAPVPVIAIDGPSASGKGTVAERVARELGWHYLDSGALYRLVAVAAARAGLSLDDEGRLAETCAAMTIEFRDGKAWLDGIDASEDLRSEATGIAASKVAAYPRVRTVLLTRQRGFRRLPGLVADGRDMGSVVFPEARLKVFLTAALPVRAERRHKQLMEKGMYAKMPDVVEDLRRRDERDATRPVAPLRHYSDALFLDTSGMTADAAVATILGWWRERSEP; encoded by the coding sequence GTGAGCGAGGCCCCGGTTCCGGTCATCGCGATCGACGGGCCCTCGGCCTCTGGCAAGGGGACGGTGGCCGAGCGGGTCGCTCGCGAGCTCGGCTGGCATTACCTCGACAGCGGCGCCCTCTACCGGCTTGTGGCGGTCGCCGCCGCCCGCGCCGGCCTGTCCCTCGACGATGAAGGCCGCCTCGCCGAGACTTGCGCCGCGATGACGATCGAATTCCGCGACGGCAAGGCCTGGCTCGACGGGATCGACGCCAGCGAGGACCTGCGCTCCGAGGCGACCGGGATTGCCGCGTCGAAGGTAGCGGCCTACCCCCGGGTGCGCACCGTGCTCCTGACCCGCCAGAGGGGTTTCAGGAGGCTTCCGGGGCTGGTTGCCGACGGCCGCGACATGGGCTCGGTCGTGTTTCCGGAGGCCCGCCTGAAAGTGTTCCTGACCGCCGCACTCCCCGTACGGGCCGAGCGGCGCCATAAGCAGTTGATGGAAAAGGGAATGTATGCAAAAATGCCGGACGTCGTGGAGGACCTGCGGCGCCGCGACGAGCGTGATGCAACACGCCCCGTGGCTCCGCTAAGGCATTATTCCGACGCGCTTTTTCTCGATACCTCGGGGATGACGGCCGATGCGGCCGTGGCAACGATCCTCGGCTGGTGGCGGGAGCGAAGCGAACCGTAG
- a CDS encoding prephenate dehydrogenase: MRRLKTVAVVGVGLIGGSFALALRRAGGVATIVGADRDAAALERATALGVIDTAAESAADAARGADLVFISVPVRQIPTVLHDVALAIDPTAVITDAGSTKEEVVRRAREEMRDRFPRFVPGHPIAGRETSGVESATVELFRGARVVLTPCEETDADAVDLARTCWEAVGARVALTTARQHDEIFASVSHLPHLLAFALVSELGSRDNASELFSFAAGGFRDFTRIAGSSPEMWRDIALQNRDALLAELERYEGRLAVFRELIDKGDGPALERLMREARSARHAWLSGSKRSPSSE, from the coding sequence ATGCGTCGCCTGAAGACGGTAGCGGTCGTCGGCGTCGGCCTCATCGGCGGCTCGTTCGCGCTCGCGCTCAGGCGCGCCGGCGGCGTGGCGACGATCGTCGGGGCCGACCGCGATGCCGCCGCCCTCGAACGCGCGACCGCGCTCGGCGTGATCGACACGGCAGCCGAGTCGGCGGCCGACGCGGCGCGCGGCGCCGACCTGGTTTTCATTTCCGTGCCCGTGCGCCAGATTCCCACCGTCCTGCACGATGTCGCGCTGGCGATCGATCCCACCGCGGTGATCACCGATGCGGGAAGCACCAAGGAAGAAGTCGTCCGCCGGGCGCGCGAGGAAATGCGCGATCGCTTCCCGCGCTTCGTGCCCGGGCATCCGATCGCGGGCCGTGAAACGAGCGGCGTCGAATCGGCGACGGTGGAGCTCTTCCGCGGCGCGCGCGTGGTCCTCACGCCTTGCGAAGAGACGGACGCCGATGCCGTCGACCTTGCGCGCACGTGCTGGGAAGCGGTGGGCGCGCGCGTTGCGCTGACAACCGCGCGGCAGCACGACGAGATCTTCGCTTCGGTGAGCCACCTGCCGCACCTGCTCGCGTTCGCGCTCGTGTCGGAGCTCGGCAGCCGCGATAATGCTTCCGAGCTTTTCAGCTTCGCCGCCGGCGGCTTCCGCGATTTCACGCGCATCGCCGGCAGCTCGCCCGAGATGTGGCGCGACATCGCGTTGCAGAACCGCGATGCCTTGCTCGCCGAGCTCGAGCGCTATGAAGGGCGCCTCGCGGTGTTTCGCGAACTGATCGACAAGGGCGACGGCCCCGCGCTCGAACGCCTGATGCGCGAAGCGCGGAGCGCGCGCCACGCCTGGCTCTCGGGCAGCAAGCGCAGCCCGTCCTCGGAATGA
- a CDS encoding integration host factor subunit beta, whose protein sequence is MTKSQLIELLSARHGQLAPKDAELAVKTMLDAMAHTLASGNRIEIRGFGSFGLNYRPPRVGRNPKTGEKVQVPRKYVPHFKAGKELRERVDFHEG, encoded by the coding sequence ATGACCAAATCACAGCTCATTGAGCTGCTGAGCGCGCGTCATGGCCAGCTGGCACCGAAGGACGCCGAGCTGGCCGTGAAGACGATGCTCGACGCCATGGCACACACTCTCGCTTCGGGAAACCGGATCGAGATTCGCGGGTTCGGCAGCTTCGGCCTGAACTACAGGCCGCCGCGCGTCGGGCGCAATCCCAAGACCGGCGAGAAGGTGCAGGTACCGCGCAAGTACGTGCCGCACTTCAAGGCGGGCAAGGAACTTCGCGAACGGGTGGATTTCCACGAGGGCTGA